A genomic region of Limnohabitans curvus contains the following coding sequences:
- the queF gene encoding NADPH-dependent 7-cyano-7-deazaguanine reductase QueF (Catalyzes the NADPH-dependent reduction of 7-cyano-7-deazaguanine (preQ0) to 7-aminomethyl-7-deazaguanine (preQ1) in queuosine biosynthesis) yields the protein MNTPEQSQLGKSSSYVDQYDASLLFPIPRQTKRDEIGITGQPPFFGADLWTAYELSWLNTRGKPQVALARITVPAESTHIIESKSFKLYLNSFNNTRIDDIAELQTRLRQDLSAAIWQGEPVKASVGVQLVLPENFDREPVHELDGLSLDRLDLDCDQYQPNPELLTANFNEAPTTETLTSNLLKSNCLVTGQPDWGSVRISYTGPQIDQAGLLRYIVSFRNHNEFHEQCVERIFMDITRRCKPLRLEVYARYTRRGGLDINPWRTSHPQAVPSNVRTARQ from the coding sequence ATGAATACCCCTGAACAATCGCAGCTTGGCAAGTCGTCGTCGTATGTGGACCAGTACGACGCGTCGTTGCTGTTTCCCATTCCACGCCAAACCAAACGTGACGAAATTGGCATCACCGGCCAGCCACCCTTTTTTGGTGCTGACTTGTGGACGGCGTATGAACTGAGTTGGCTCAACACACGCGGCAAGCCGCAAGTGGCTTTGGCGCGCATCACCGTGCCCGCAGAGTCCACGCACATCATTGAGAGCAAGTCGTTCAAGCTGTACTTGAACAGTTTCAACAACACGCGCATCGACGACATTGCTGAATTGCAAACCCGTTTGCGCCAAGATTTGAGTGCCGCCATTTGGCAGGGCGAGCCCGTCAAGGCCAGCGTGGGCGTGCAACTGGTGCTGCCTGAGAACTTTGACCGCGAGCCTGTGCACGAGTTGGACGGCCTCAGTTTGGATCGTTTGGATTTGGACTGCGACCAATACCAACCCAACCCCGAGCTGCTGACCGCCAATTTCAACGAAGCACCCACCACCGAAACATTGACCAGCAACTTGTTGAAAAGCAATTGCTTGGTCACAGGCCAACCCGACTGGGGCAGTGTGCGCATCAGCTACACCGGCCCGCAAATTGACCAAGCCGGTTTGCTGCGCTACATCGTGAGCTTTAGAAACCACAACGAGTTCCATGAGCAATGCGTGGAGCGCATCTTCATGGACATCACACGCCGCTGCAAACCGCTGCGCCTGGAGGTGTATGCGCGTTACACACGCCGCGGTGGCTTGGACATCAACCCTTGGCGCACCAGCCATCCGCAGGCCGTGCCATCGAACGTGCGCACGGCACGCCAGTGA